From the unidentified bacterial endosymbiont genome, one window contains:
- the pabA gene encoding aminodeoxychorismate synthase component 2 encodes MILLIDNYDSFTWNLYQYFCELGAEVVVRRNDDISLADIETLAPQKIVISPGPCTPSESGVSLDVIRHYAGKLPVLGVCLGHQAIAQVFGATIVRAAKVMHGKTSPVTHNGAGVFTGLNNPLTVTRYHSLVIDPLTLPTCFEVTAWSDTCEIMGIRHRDWDLEGVQFHPESILSEQGHLLLANFLNR; translated from the coding sequence ATGATCCTGCTGATTGATAACTACGATTCCTTCACCTGGAACCTTTACCAGTACTTTTGTGAACTGGGGGCCGAGGTTGTCGTTCGCCGCAACGACGACATCAGCCTGGCCGACATTGAAACGCTGGCCCCGCAGAAAATTGTTATCTCGCCGGGGCCGTGTACGCCCTCAGAATCCGGCGTCTCTCTGGATGTCATCCGCCACTATGCCGGTAAGCTGCCTGTCCTGGGCGTCTGCCTGGGGCATCAGGCTATTGCGCAGGTCTTTGGTGCGACTATCGTGCGGGCGGCGAAAGTGATGCACGGTAAAACCTCCCCCGTTACGCACAACGGCGCTGGAGTATTTACCGGGCTAAATAACCCGTTAACCGTCACGCGTTATCACTCTCTGGTGATTGACCCCCTTACGTTGCCCACGTGCTTCGAAGTGACCGCCTGGAGCGACACCTGCGAGATCATGGGCATCCGCCACCGGGACTGGGATCTCGAAGGGGTGCAGTTTCACCCGGAAAGTATTCTGAGCGAACAGGGGCACCTGCTGCTGGCCAATTTCCT